A region of the bacterium genome:
TTAGAAGGAGGTGAATTATGAAGAACAAATTTTCAAAGAGCATTTTCTCAAAACCACACGGTTTCACCCTGATAGAACTTTTAGTAGTAATTGCGATAATAGCGATACTTGCAGCGATGTTATTACCAGCATTAAGTAAGGCAAGAGAAAAAGCAAGACAGGCAGTATGTATGAATAATCTTAAACAGGTGGGACTGGCTTTACAAATGTATTTAGAGGATTATAATGAGTATTATCCACGTCCATATCTT
Encoded here:
- a CDS encoding DUF1559 domain-containing protein, with translation MKNKFSKSIFSKPHGFTLIELLVVIAIIAILAAMLLPALSKAREKARQAVCMNNLKQVGLALQMYLEDYNEYYPRPYL